The nucleotide window CCCTGCGCTTCGGAGCGTGAGATGACGATGTTCGACGCGATCGGCCCTCGACAGATCGGATGGCGGCCATACATCTGCGCTATGACGACACGATCCTCTCTCATCCCGACCGCCCTTCGCTCGAGCGCTCTCGGCCTTCCGTTCGCACTGGCCATGCTCGCGGCGCCCGGTCCGGCCTCGGCGCAGACCGCGATCACGCTCGAAGGCACCTGCGAGAAGCTGATCATCGCGGGGCTGGACGTCACCCAGAACTGCAAGGGCACGATGCTGAACACCGTGTCCCGCAACCGGGCGAGCTTCGACTTCTCGGCCTGGGACGGGCGCGGCTTGAGCTTCAGCGGAAGCGGGGCCCAGCAGGAGCGCACCGAGGAGACCGACGCGCTCCAGCCGATCAATCTCGTGGTGCCGAGCGAGAAGACCGACGACGGCGTGGTCCGGGGACCGCTCGTGGCCGTCGGGTCGTGCAGCTTCAGCACACCGTCCGACGGCAAGACGGCGATCACCTGCGAGGCGAATGCCGCCAAGGGGCGCTACGAGGCGAGGTTCGTGACCGATGCGAAGACGCCGCCCAGCGCACCGAAGCCCTGACGGCGACCCTTCGTCCGGGCCGCCATGCCGACGTGGAATAGGCTGGCGGGCAGTCTGGTCTCACCGCGACTTCGCGCCCATCTAGGGCACGGATACATTTGATCGGCCAGACCAGCCGATGTGCCGACGATCCGGCCGCTAGACTAGAGTTGAGGATGGCATGCTGAACGACGTTTCCACCGCCGGGGTGAGCCCCGCCGGCGGTCCCGAGACCCTCATCAAGGATGTCACCACCGCCACGTTCCGCGAGGAGGTGATCACCGCCTCCATGACGCAGCCCGTGCTGGTGGATTTCTGGGCGTCGTGGTGCGGCCCCTGCAAGCAGATGACGCCCCTGCTGGAGAAGATCGTGACGGCCGCCAAGGGCGGCGTCCTCCTCGCCAAGGTGAATATTGACGAGAATCCGGCGATCTGGAGCCAGATCAGCCAGCAGCTCGGCCTGCAATCGATCCCCGCCGTCATCGCCATCGACAAGGGCCGTCCCGTCGACGGTTTCGTCGGCGCGCTGCCCGAGAGCGAGATCAAGGAGTTCATCGGCCGGCTCACCGGCCCCGCCGGCCCGACGCCGGTCGAGGCGATGATGGCCGAGGCCGAGGCCGCGCTCGGCGAGGGCGATCTGGCCGGGGCGTCCGAACTCTATGCCGCCGTGCTCGGAGAGGAGCCCGGAAACCTCGTCGCGCTGGCGGCCCTCGCCAAGATCCAGCTCGATGCCGGTGAAGTCGCCAATGCGCGCCAGATCCTCGACATGGTGCCGCCCGAACGGGCCGCGGACCCGGCGCTCGTCGGCATCCGCGCGGCGGTGGAACTCGCCGAACAGGCGGCGTCCCTCGGCGATCTCGGCGTGTTCCAGAAGCGCATCGCCGCCGACCCGGCCGATTTCCAGGCCCGTTTCGACTTCGCGCTCGGACTCAACGGTCTCGGCAAGCGCGACGAGGCGGTGGACGAGCTGATCGAGATCGAGCGTCGCGACAAGACCTGGAACGACGGCGCGGCGCGCAAGCAGCTCCTGACCTTCTTCGAGGCTTGGGGCCTGATGGACAAAGCCTCGATTCGCGGCCGGCGGCGATTGTCGACGTTGGTCTTCGCGTGACGGACCGGCGCCAGGGCGGAGAGACGCGATGAGCACCCATTCGGGCTACAAGGGACCGGGCGACTGCCCCGGCGTCATCCCCGTCTTCCCTCTGCCCGGCGCGCTGCTGCTGCCCCGCGGACAGATGCCGCTGAACATCTTCGAGCCGCGCTACCTCGCCATGGTGGACGACGCCCTGAAGACCGACCGCGTCATCGGCATGATCCAACCCGACGTGGAGAGCGGCTCCTCGCCGATGACGCCAAAGCTGTTCCGTGTCGGCTGCCTCGGGCGGATCACGCAATTCGCCGAGACCGGCGACGGGCGCTACCTGATCTCGCTCACCGGAATCACCCGGTTCCGCGTCGAGGGCGAACTCGCCACCACCACCCGCTACCGTCGCTGCCAGGTCTCCTACGACGATTTCCTCAGTGATTTCGAGCCTCGCGCCGGCGAAGAGGCGGTGGACCGCGAGGGCGTGCTCAAGGCGCTCAGGGATTTCGTCGAGGTCAACGATCTCAAGGTCGATTGGGCCGGCATCGAAGAGGCGCCGAACGAGGCCCTGGTCAATGCGCTCTGCATGATGAGCCCGTTCGGTTCACGGGAAAAACAGGCGATGCTGGAGGCTCTCGACCTCAAGACTCGCGCCGAGGTCTTGATTGCGGTGACCGAGATGGAGTTGGTGCGCGGATCGGGGTCCGAGCCGACCCTGCAGTGAATTCGCAGACCCGAGGACAAAGCACGATGGCAGACGAGATCCCCAACGCCGTGGAAGCCACGCGCGTCGACCCCAAGCTCCTCGAACTCCTGGTCTGCCCCCTGACCAAGCAGTCGCTCGAATACGATTTCGCTCGCCAGGAGCTGATCAGCCGCTCGGCCAAGCTCGCCTACCCGATCCGGGACGGCATCCCGATCATGCTGCCCGAGGAAGCGCGGCCCCTCAACGATTGAGGCGACCCGTGACGGACATCGCCCTCCCGACGGTCGCGGTCGTCGCCACCGGCGGCACCATCGCCATGACGATCGACCCGGTGACGCATGCGCCGGTGCCGGCTTTGTCCGGCGCCGACCTCGTCGCCGCCGCGCCGGGCCTGGACATGCTCGCCCGCATCGCGGTCACGGAATTCTCGAACATTCCGAGTGCGGAGATGGGGCCGGATCTGTGGCCCTCGCTCACGCGCACGATCGAGGGATTGCTCGCCGATCCCGGGATCGCGGGCGTGGTGGTCCTGCACGGGACCGACACCCTCGACACCACCGCCTATTTCCTCGACCTGACGCTGCGCAGCGACAAGCCGGTCGTGGTCATCGGCGCGCAGCGCAACGCCTCCGATCCCGACAGTGACGGCGCCCGCAACCTCCTCGGCGCGGTGCGCCAGATCCTGACGCCCGGCGCCGCCTCGCTCGGCGTCACGGTGACGCTCAACCACGCGATCAACGCCGCGCGCGAGGTGAGGAAGACCCACACCCACAACGTCGAGACCTTCCATTCGGGCGAGACCGGCTATCTCGGCACCATCGACGAGGACCGCGTGGTGCTCCGCCGCGCGCCTCTTCGCCGGCAGACCCTGCCGCTGCCCGAGCGGCTCGCCACAGTCGCCATCGTCGCGATGTATGCCGGCGCCGATGGCGGCCAGATCCGCCACGCCGCCGAGAGCGGCGTCGACGGGATCGTGGTGGCCGCCCTCGGCATGGGCAACGTCAACGCCGCGCTTCTCGCCGCGATCGAGAGCGCCATCGCCGGGGGCGTGAGCGTCATCGTCGCCACCAAGCTCGAGAACGGCCGTGCGCTCCCCGTCTACGGCTTTCCCGGCGGCGGCAGCACGCTGAAGGCGGCGGGCGCCGTCTTCGCCGACGACCTGACGCCGGACAAGGCGCGCGTCCTGGCCCTGCTCGCCCTGCCGGTGACGCGCGACCGTGACGCGTTGCAGGCTTATTTCGATCGGTGATGCCCGTCGCCCTGCTGAATAAAATCCGCGCGTCGCGCGTCGATCCGATATCGGCCTGGCTATAGTTTGCGCGTCGGGTCGGGCTCAACCCGGTCTCGCCCTGTAAACGGACAGTTTATCCGGGCCATCGACATTATTCCCAAGCCCGAACGGCGAAGCTTAGCTTGGCAGACGCCACACATTTGCCCTGAGTCGCCGTTATCTGTAGAATCTACGAATTCACAGATCCTGCGATTCCTTCCACGAGCGCCGCGAGGCTGCCCACGGGATGCTGTGGCCTATCGTCAATCCAGGGGGAAACATGTCGAAACTCGTGTCTGTGCTGGTGCTCGGAGCCGGATTGTCGTCGGCTCATCTTCAGCCGGCGATCGGGCGCGAGGCCGGCAATTTCAACGGCGCCTGGTCGGTGGAACTCGTCACCGAGAGCGGCATCTGCGACAGCCGTTACAGCTACTCGGTCTCGGTTCAGGACGGGCAGGTCCGGCTCGTCTCATCGGCCGAGCGAGCGACAATGACCGGCCGCGTCGGCGCGGATGGAACCGTGGGCCTCAACGTCTCGAACGGGAGCGCCAGCGGCGCGGCGTCCGGCCGGCTCGATGCCCGCTCCGGCAGCGGCACCTGGAAGGTGTCCCCGCTCTGCTCGGGCCGCTGGACGGCGCGGCGTCAGACCACGCGCACCGCCCAGGCCGAGTAGTTTTCAGGCAGGCCTTTTTCAGGCTGCCTGGAGCCAGGTCCGGGCCTCGTCGATATGGGCGCGGTCGAAGGTCTTGATCGTGGCCGGCGAGACCTTGCCGAACGTGTCGGCGATCATGCGCAGCCAGGAAGCGTCCGTCACCAGGGCGACGTGGCTGACGCCCTTCATCATGGCGAGGCCGAAGCGCACGTCCTTGAAGAAGGCGGCGGGCTCCATGCCCTTGAACTCGCGCACGTCCTCCAGCAGCTTGAGCTTGCCGCCCTTGTCGAGGTCGGCCTGCATGGCGGCGATGACGGTGTTCATGTCTTCATCGGTGATCTGCCCGTCCACGACGATTTCAGCGACGGTCGAATCCGGCTTCTTGGTGTAGGTCAGCACGTGCAGCACTCCTAAAGTTGGGTCGCCGATCCTCGGGGCGAACGCACCAAGCGAACGTCAGGCCAGGATTATAGGAAACTCTGGGGGTCGACGTCGATGGCGACCTTCACGTTGCCGCGAACCTTCGGTCCCCGCTTCAGCCAGTCGCGCAGGTAGGACTGGAGATCGACGGCGCGGTCGGTCTTCACCAGCAGGCGGAAACGGTAGCGCCCGCGGATCAGCGCGAGGGGCGCTTCCGCCGGCCCCAGCACCATCACGCCGTCGGGCGGATCGGCGGCCCGCGCCAGGGCCTGCCCATGCGCCTCGGCGGTCTCGCGGTCGTTGGCCGAGACGATGAGGGCGGCGAGCCGCCCGAACGGCGGCAGGTTCGCCGCCTCGCGCCCGGCGATCTCCTCCTCGTAGAACCGCGTCGCGTCTCCCGACAGGAGCGCGGCGATCACCGGATGGTCCGGCTGGTAGGTCTGGACCAGGGCACGGCCCGGCTTCTCGCCACGCCCGGCGCGGCCGGTCACCTGCTGCAGAAGCTGGAAGGTGCGCTCGGCCGCGCGGGGATCGCCGGAGGTGAGGCCGATATCGGCGTCGAGCACCCCGACGAGCGTCAGGTGCGGGAAGTTGTGGCCCTTGGCGACGAGCTGCGTGCCGATGACGATGTCGCATTCCCCGTCCGCCACGCTCTGCAGCTCCGCCCGCAGGCGCTCGGCCCCGCCGGGAAAGTCGGACGAGAGCACGACGACGCGCTTGTCGGGAAACAGCTCGGCCACCTCCTCGGCGATGCGCTCGACTCCCGGCCCGCACGGCGTGAGGTTGTCGAACGTGCCGCATTCGGTGCAGGCCTCCGGCCGGCGCTCGGTATAGCCGCATTGGTGGCAGACCAGCGCCTTGCGGAAGCGGTGCTCCACCAGCCAGGTCGAGCAGTTGCGGCACTGGTAGCGATGGCCGCAGGCGCGGCAGAGGGTGAGCGGCGCATAGCCCCGCCGGTTGAGGAACAGCAAAGCCTGATCGCCGGACTCGATCGTGGCGCGGACGGCGTTCACCAGCGGCGGCGCGATGAAGCGGCCCTTCTCCGGTTTGTCGCGGCGCATGTCGATGGCGTGGATGTCCGGCAGCCGCCGTCCGCCGAAGCGCTCGGGCAGGACGATGTGGCTGTAGCGGTGGCGCTCGGCATTGACCTTGGTCTCGATCGAGGGCGTCGCCGAGGCCAGCACCACCGGGCAGTTCTCGAGCTTTCCGCGCACCACCGCCATGTCGCGGGCGTGGTAATGGACGCCGTCCTCCTGCTTGTAGGCGGCCTCGTGCTCCTCATCGACCACGACGAGGCCGAGAGCGCGGAAGGGCAGGAACAGGGCCGAGCGGGCGCCGACCACCACCGCGACCTCGCCCGCCGCCACCCCGGCGCGCAGGCGCTCGCGCCGCCTCGCACCGATGCCCGAATGCCAGGTCGCCGGGCGGGTGCCGAAGCGCTCGGCGAACCGGTCGAGGAACTGCGCCGTCAAGGCGATTTCCGGCATCAGGATGAGCGCCTGTCGCCCGCGCCGGACGCATTCGGCCACCGCCTCGAAATAGACCTCCGTCTTGCCCGAGCCGGTCACGCCTTCGAGCAGGATCGTTGGGGCCTTGCCCGAGCCCGAGGGAAAGGCGAGACCGATGAGGTGCCGCGCCGCCTCGCCCTGCGCCTCCGACAGGGGGACGCGCTCGTGATCGGGATCGGGCGGGAGCGCCACCGGCTCGGGCGCCAGGGCCACGGCTTCCAGGGCCCCGTCGTCGATCAGGCCGTCCACGACGCTGAGCGAGACGCCCGCCTCCTTGGCGAGCGCGCTCTTGCCGCGCATCGCGCCATCCTCGGCGACGGCGAGCACCTTCATCCGCGCCGGTGTCGGCCGGGAGGGCGGTTTGCCCGATCCACGCACGCCGACGCGCGAGGTCTCGGTGCGGGCGGCCTCGTCGGGCAGGCGCAGGGCCATGGCCAGGGCCGAGCCCTTCGGCGCCAGGGTGTAGCGGGCGAGCCAATCGACCAGCTCGCGCAGCGGATCGGACAGGGGTGGCGCCTCGATCCGGCCCGTCACCGGCCGCAGATTCGACCCGCCGGCGCTCTCCGTCACCTGCCAGACCACGCCCACCGTCTCGCGCGGCCCGAGCGGCACCTGCACCACGTCGCCGGGGGCCAGGATCATGCCGGCGGGCACGGCGTAGCTGTAGGCGTTGTCGAGCGCGAGCGGGATCAGGATGTCGGCGACACTGGGCATGAGGTCTTCTGTAGCGGAACCGTGTTCTATCTATGTACTCCGGCATCGGAGTGCGAAGGATCGTTACGCGCCAATCCCATCGCCAGCGGCACCGCGGCGAGGCTCGCCGCGCTCATCACCCAGAATCCCGAGGCGCCGAAGCTGGCGAAGAGCGGGCCGGAGGCGAGGGTGAAGACGGCTGAGGACAGGCCGAGGCCGAGGGGACCGTAGAGCGTCAGCGCGGTGGCGGTGAGGTCCGGTGGCACGCAACGCGCGATCTCCTTCAGGCAGGCGAGATGGAGCAGCGCGAAGGTCAGCCCGTGCAGGCACTGGATCGCCACCAGCGCCGGGAGCGTCACGCTCTCGGCCGCGATACCCCATCGCAGGGCCCCGGCACCAGCGGCGAGCGCGATCGCCCGGCCCGGCTCCAGCCGCGCCAGAATCCACGGCCCGGCGACGAGGAAGACGAGGATCTCGGCGGCCACCGCCTCCGACCAGAGCAGCCCGGCGATGCCGGCGGAGATGCCGTTCCGGCTCCACAGGATCACCGCGAAGGCATCGTGCAGGGCATGCGCGCCCATGACCAGGGAGGCCGCCAGAACGACGCGCCGGAACCGTCGGTTCGCCAGAACCACCGAGACGCCGCGCCGCTGGGTCGGATTCTCGGCCGACGGCACCGTCCCGTTCGGCAGGACCCATGCGGCGAGGCCGGCGACGGCGAAGAGCCCGCCCCCTACGAAGATCGCGGCCCCGATGCCGAAACCCGCCACCAGCCAGCCGACGAGGCTGGTGGCGAGGATGAAGGCCGCCGAGCCGGCCCCCCTCACCCAGCCATAGGCGAAGCGCCGGCCGTTCTCCGAGGCGGACAGGGCGAGGGCATCGCTGAATGGGGCCAGGGGCGCGGTCAGCATGGCATAGGCGAGGCCGACGACGAGCAGGGCGGCGAACCCAGAGACGGCGAGATGGGCGATAGCGGCGAGGCCCGCCAGGGCGGCGGCACCGGCCAGGATGGGGCGGACGCGCCCTCGTCCATCGGCGATCCGTCCGGCCAGCGGCCCGGCGATCATCCGCACCAGCGTCGCCATCGCCAGCAGCCAGACGATCTCCTGCGCGGACAAGCCCCGTCGATCGAGAAACAGCGGCAAAAATGGCGAGAGGGCGCCGTATCCGGCATAAAGCGCGACGAACAGCGCGAGATGCCCGGCGAGAATGCGGCGGTCGTCGGAAGCGCTGATCACGAGAGTGTGGCCGGCATCGCGCGTCTCGTCCCTTGCGTCGCGGCGGTCGCCGGCATTACCCCGCCCGCAGCCCGGTCATCCTCGGGTGATGCGTTGCGCGGAGCAACCCGATGACGGCCTCGCCTGTCACGATCGTCGGTATGAATGCGCGAGAGACGGATGCGCGAGGGACGGACGGCGTCGTGTTCCTTCACGGCATCGCGCGCCGCTCGGCCTCCCTCGGGCGGATGGAGCGCGCCTTTCGCGCCGAGGGCTTCCAGACCCTCAACATCGATTACCCCGGGCGAAAGGCGACCATCGAGAGCATCGTCGAGGGCGTGGCGCCGCAGGTGGCGGCCTTCGCATCGCGCGTCGGCCACGTGCATTTCGTGACCCATTCGATGGGCGGCCTCGTGGCGCGCGGCCTCATCACCCGGCACCGTCCGGACAATCTCGGCCGCGTGGTCATGCTGGGCACGCCGAATGGCGGCAGCGAGGTCGCGAACTTTCTCCACCGGATGCTGCCCTACCGGCTGTTCTTCGGGCCGGCCGGAGCACAGCTCACCACCTTCCGCACGGAGGAACTCCGCGCGCTCCTCGGCGAGGTCGACTTTCCGCTGGGGATCATCGCGGCGACCCGCTCGATCTGGCTGATCGAATCCTTCCTCATCCTGCCGCGTCCCAATGACGGCCGCGTCAGCGTGGCGCGGACGCGAGTCGCGGGCATGGCCGATCACCTCACCGTCCCCTCCACCCACGACATGATGATCCTCAACCGGACCGCGATCACCGCCTCGCTGCGCTTCATCCGGCACGGCCGGTTCCGGGTGAACGAGGGCTACGGCGGAGCGTGATCGGCGCGTCGCGATGCGGTGCTCGGTTCCACGCCCGCCTCCTCAGCCATGCATCCCGGAGCCGGAAGACGCAGCCGCCGTTGCCGCTCCGGCATCGACCCCCTATCTGTGTCGGCGCATCGGCACGCCGTTCGCCTCGTCCGGCGCGTCCATCGGGAGACCTCATGCGGTTGCCAAACTCCACCCTCGTCGTCGCCTTCGGCATCCTCGCGGCTTCCACGGCGGTTGCCCAGGCGGCGCCGATGCGGCTGGCCAGCCACCGCGCGGTCTACGACCTGTCGCTCGTCGAGAGCCGTGGCGCGCGGGCGGTGGAGAGCGCGCGCGGGCGCATCGTCCTCGATTTCAGCGGGGATGCCTGCAAGGGCTACACGATGCAGACCCGGCAGGTGACCGAGCTCGACAGCGGCGAGACCGGCAAGCGCCTCTCCGACCTGCGCAACACCACTTTCGAGGGCGGCGACGGCCACAATTTCCGGTTCAAGACCAACACGATGCTGAACGGCAGCCCGTCCACGGCGGTGGATGGAACGGCCGAGAGCGGCACCGAGTCCCTGAAGGTGAAGCTGAAGGAGCCCAAGCGCGACCAGTACACCGAGACCGGCCCGGTGCTGTTCCCGACCTTCCATATGCGCCGCATGATCGAGGCGGCGCAGGCCGGCGAGACGACGATGTCGGCCAAGGTGTTCGACGGATCGGATGACGGCCGCAAGATCTTCGACACGCTGGCCGTGATCGGGAAGCCCATCACCGTCATCGAGCCGGCGAAGGGCTCCGACGGCCCTGACCGCGACAAGCCGCTGCGGGAGGGCGAGATGGCCTCGATGAAGCGCTGGCCGGTGACGTTGAGCTACTTCACCTCCGGCCAGGGCGAGCGCACCCCGGTCTACGTCCTGACCTTCCTGCTCTACGAAAACGGCGTGAGCGGTGGCCTCAGCCTGAACTACGGCGACTTCACCATCGCCGGAGATCTCAGCCGGCTCGATCTTCCCAAAGCCGACGCCAAAGCCGAGACCGAGTGCAAGCCCTGAGAGGCTGACGGCTCGGACCGGACGGCGATGACAGTGACGCAGCGAGGTCTGCCCTCGCGACCGAGCGGCGGGCGGCCCGCCGCATCGCGGGGAGCCTGACCGATGGGTCGGCATGCCGAATGCCGCCCCGAGAGGCGGGCGAGATGGCGGGACGTCTCGAACCCCTCGTAGTAGGCCTCACCATCCATCGGCGCGATGGTCAGCCGCCCGCCTTCGGGATGCGCCGGCAGCCGCGGCAGACCGGCGTCACGCGAAGTCGGCGTCGGGATCGGGCGGCCCGAGTCGGCGCCAGGCGGCGGCGATGCGCTCGGGCTTGACGTCGAGGGCGTTGGCGCAGGCGACCAGCACCGCCTCGTCGCCCATGACGTGGTCGAGGACCGCCGAGAGGAAGGCCGGATCGTTGGCACTCTCCCTCAGCGTGTCCGGCGTCAGGCCGGAGGCGGCCATGAACGGAAGCAGCCTGTCGGTATCCTCCACGAGCCATCCGAGCACGGAGATGGCAAGACGCTCCGCGGCGTCGTCTGGACGGTCAGGTTTGCGTTTCGTCAACATGTATCACTTAAGGTCTTGTGGAGCTGGACGTCGGTCCTTCCAGAATGCGCCGCCAGCCTGCCGGGAACAATGAGCCATGACGAAGACCGTGCTCATCGTTGAGGACAACGAACTGAACATGAAGCTCTTCAACGATCTGTTGGAAGGGCACGGCTACGCGACGCTCAAGACGGCCAACGGCATCGAGGCGATCGAGCTCGCCCGCGCCCACCGGCCCGACCTGATCCTGATGGATATCCAGCTCCCCGAGGTGTCCGGTCTCGAAGTTACGAAGTGGCTGAAGGAAGACGACGACCTCAAGCATATTCCCGTCATCGCCATTACCGCCTTCGCCATGAAGGGCGACGAGGAGCGCATCCGCGAAGGCGGCTGCGAAGCCTATCTCTCGAAGCCGATTTCCGTGGCCAAGTTTCTCGCCACCGTCCGCCTCTACCTCGGCGACGGTGTCCGTTCATGATTGCGACCGTCGGCAGGCTCGCCTCGTCGAACCCATTTTAGTCTGCGAGGAACGATGTCGGCCAGAATCCTGATCGTCGATGATCTCTTCCCGAACGTGAAGCTGCTCGAGACCAAGCTGTCGCTCGAGTATTTCGACGTTCTCGCAGCCATGAACGGGCCGGATGCCATCGCGATCTGCGAGAAGGGGCTCTGCGACCTCGTCCTGCTCGACGTGATGATGCCCGGTATGGACGGGTTCGAAGTCTGCCGCCGCCTCAAGAACAATCCGGATACCGCCCACCTGCCGGTGGTCATGGTCACCGCGCTCGATCAGCCGGCGGATCGCCTGCGCGGCCTCGATGCCGGGGCCGACGACTTCCTGACGAAGCCGGTCGACGACACCGCCCTGTTCACGCGCGTGCGCAGTCTCATCCGGCTGAAGGCCGTCACCGACGAGCTTCGCAGCCGCGCGATGGCCTCGCGCGAGTTCGGCATGGGCGATCCCCTCGCTCTCGCCACGGCGGAGGACGGCCAGAACGCGTCGATCCTGCTGGTGGAGGACCGGAAGAGCTCGTCCGAGCGGCTCTCGGCGGCTCTCGGCCACCACCACAAGGTCACGGTCGTCGCCGATCCGCACGATGCCCTGGTCCTCGCCACCGAGGGGCAGTTCGAGCTGGCCCTGGTCAGCCTCGACCTGCAGGGATTCGACGGCCTGCGCCTGTGCAGCCAGCTGCGCTCCCTCGACCGCACCCGCAACATGCCGGTGGTGATGATCGCCGAGGAGCACGACCGGGCGCGGGTGATCCGGGGCCTCGAATTCGGTGTGCACGACTATCTCATGCGCCCCGTGGACCGGAACGAACTCGTCGCCCGCGTCCGCACCCAGGTGCGTCGCCGCCGCTTCTCGGAGACCCTTCGCGGCGCCGTCCAGGCCTCGATGGAGATGGCGGTCACCGACGGCCTCACCGGGCTCCACAACCGGCGCTACCTCGACAGCCACCTCGCCGTGCTGTTCGGCGACGCGGCCCTGCGCCACCGCCCGGTCTCGGCGCTGATGCTCGATATCGACCGGTTCAAGTCGATCAACGACACCTACGGCCACGAGGCCGGCGACGAGGTGCTCCGCGCCTTCGCCGGCCGCATCCGCCTGCATACCCGCAACGTCGACATCGTCTCCCGCTACGGCGGCGAGGAGGTCGTCATCATCCTGCCCGATGCGGAGCCGGATGCGGCCCATTTCATCGCCGAGCGCATCCGCGAACGGATCGAGGCGGTGCCGTTCCTGATCCAGCGCGAGACGCGGGAAGTCCGCGTCACCGTCTCGATCGGGGTGGCCTGCCGCCATGCGGACGACAAGGGACCGGCGGACATGCTCAAACGGGCCGATCTGGCCCTCTACCGCGCCAAGTCCGCCGGCCGGAACCGGGTCGAGGCCGAGGCCGCCTGAGATCGGTCCGGAAGGGCGGCCCTGATCGGAGACATCAGGCCTCGCGGGGCGATGTCCCGGCCTCGCGGGCCCAGGCGATGGCGGCACCGAGCGCCGCGATCCACCAGCCCTGCCAGGCCCCGTGCTCGACGAACGCCACCGCCGCGCAGGAGCCGACGAGGCTCAGCGCCACCACCCGCTCGCCGCGTGGCAGGCCCGCGAGACGCGTCAGCATCAACATCAGGCTCGCGCCGGCGAGGCCCGCGCCGACGATGCCGAGCTCGGCCCAGATCTGCAGGAAGATGTTGTGGGGATGGCCCACGGCCAGCATCGGCCGCAGGTCCGGCTCGATCCGCGCCGCGACGGGCGTCTCGATGAACCGCGCCGACGTGCCGAACCCGGCTCCGCGCCAGGGATCGAGCGCCACGGCCGCGCCGAAGCTGCGGGCGATGGCGACGCGGGCGCGCGAACTGCTCTGGACCAGCCGCTCGTGCATCGCCTCCGGCATCGCCTTGTTGAGGAGGTCGCCCTCCACCGGCGCGAGGATGAAGGCCAGGGCGAGAGCCGCGCCGGCGATGCCGAGCCCCACCCGCTTCGGGGTCAGGACCGCCACGAGTGCCATGCCGGCACCGGCCGCGAGCCCCATGGCGGCGGCACCGCTGATCGACCGCAGGATCGCCGCGGCGCTGATCGCGAGCACCAGCAGCGCGGCGATGCCATGTCCGCGCCGGTAGAGCAGATAGGCCAGCGGCCCCGCGATCGGCATAATCGTCAGGACCGGGCGGTTGAGGACGAACAGCGCGACCCGCGACCCCATCGCCCGATGGAGCGGCAGGTCGGCGGCCAGGGCCGCGACGATGTAGAGGCCGGCGAGCGCGATCGACCAGGCGGCGAGCCTCGGCGCGAAGGCGGGCATGTTGCCGGGCGCGAGGCGGGCGAGAAGATAGGCGGCGGCGAGGCTCGGCAGAAACTCGCCGGCATTGCGCCAGGACAATCCCGCGAACGGAGCCCAGGCGATGCTGACGATCGCCCAGCCGAGGAAAGCGAGCGTGGCCACGCCGAGGGGCGTGGCGAGTGGCGCCAGCACCAGCCGCCCGGTTCCGCGCCGATCCTCGACCAGCCCGGCGGCGAGGAACAGGAGGGCGCAGAGCCCGACCACGACGGGGCTCGACCGGTTGGCCAGG belongs to Methylobacterium sp. 77 and includes:
- a CDS encoding Trm112 family protein, which codes for MADEIPNAVEATRVDPKLLELLVCPLTKQSLEYDFARQELISRSAKLAYPIRDGIPIMLPEEARPLND
- a CDS encoding co-chaperone YbbN produces the protein MLNDVSTAGVSPAGGPETLIKDVTTATFREEVITASMTQPVLVDFWASWCGPCKQMTPLLEKIVTAAKGGVLLAKVNIDENPAIWSQISQQLGLQSIPAVIAIDKGRPVDGFVGALPESEIKEFIGRLTGPAGPTPVEAMMAEAEAALGEGDLAGASELYAAVLGEEPGNLVALAALAKIQLDAGEVANARQILDMVPPERAADPALVGIRAAVELAEQAASLGDLGVFQKRIAADPADFQARFDFALGLNGLGKRDEAVDELIEIERRDKTWNDGAARKQLLTFFEAWGLMDKASIRGRRRLSTLVFA
- a CDS encoding primosomal protein N' codes for the protein MPSVADILIPLALDNAYSYAVPAGMILAPGDVVQVPLGPRETVGVVWQVTESAGGSNLRPVTGRIEAPPLSDPLRELVDWLARYTLAPKGSALAMALRLPDEAARTETSRVGVRGSGKPPSRPTPARMKVLAVAEDGAMRGKSALAKEAGVSLSVVDGLIDDGALEAVALAPEPVALPPDPDHERVPLSEAQGEAARHLIGLAFPSGSGKAPTILLEGVTGSGKTEVYFEAVAECVRRGRQALILMPEIALTAQFLDRFAERFGTRPATWHSGIGARRRERLRAGVAAGEVAVVVGARSALFLPFRALGLVVVDEEHEAAYKQEDGVHYHARDMAVVRGKLENCPVVLASATPSIETKVNAERHRYSHIVLPERFGGRRLPDIHAIDMRRDKPEKGRFIAPPLVNAVRATIESGDQALLFLNRRGYAPLTLCRACGHRYQCRNCSTWLVEHRFRKALVCHQCGYTERRPEACTECGTFDNLTPCGPGVERIAEEVAELFPDKRVVVLSSDFPGGAERLRAELQSVADGECDIVIGTQLVAKGHNFPHLTLVGVLDADIGLTSGDPRAAERTFQLLQQVTGRAGRGEKPGRALVQTYQPDHPVIAALLSGDATRFYEEEIAGREAANLPPFGRLAALIVSANDRETAEAHGQALARAADPPDGVMVLGPAEAPLALIRGRYRFRLLVKTDRAVDLQSYLRDWLKRGPKVRGNVKVAIDVDPQSFL
- a CDS encoding STAS/SEC14 domain-containing protein, with the translated sequence MLTYTKKPDSTVAEIVVDGQITDEDMNTVIAAMQADLDKGGKLKLLEDVREFKGMEPAAFFKDVRFGLAMMKGVSHVALVTDASWLRMIADTFGKVSPATIKTFDRAHIDEARTWLQAA
- a CDS encoding asparaginase — its product is MTDIALPTVAVVATGGTIAMTIDPVTHAPVPALSGADLVAAAPGLDMLARIAVTEFSNIPSAEMGPDLWPSLTRTIEGLLADPGIAGVVVLHGTDTLDTTAYFLDLTLRSDKPVVVIGAQRNASDPDSDGARNLLGAVRQILTPGAASLGVTVTLNHAINAAREVRKTHTHNVETFHSGETGYLGTIDEDRVVLRRAPLRRQTLPLPERLATVAIVAMYAGADGGQIRHAAESGVDGIVVAALGMGNVNAALLAAIESAIAGGVSVIVATKLENGRALPVYGFPGGGSTLKAAGAVFADDLTPDKARVLALLALPVTRDRDALQAYFDR
- a CDS encoding LON peptidase substrate-binding domain-containing protein, with protein sequence MSTHSGYKGPGDCPGVIPVFPLPGALLLPRGQMPLNIFEPRYLAMVDDALKTDRVIGMIQPDVESGSSPMTPKLFRVGCLGRITQFAETGDGRYLISLTGITRFRVEGELATTTRYRRCQVSYDDFLSDFEPRAGEEAVDREGVLKALRDFVEVNDLKVDWAGIEEAPNEALVNALCMMSPFGSREKQAMLEALDLKTRAEVLIAVTEMELVRGSGSEPTLQ
- a CDS encoding MFS transporter; its protein translation is MISASDDRRILAGHLALFVALYAGYGALSPFLPLFLDRRGLSAQEIVWLLAMATLVRMIAGPLAGRIADGRGRVRPILAGAAALAGLAAIAHLAVSGFAALLVVGLAYAMLTAPLAPFSDALALSASENGRRFAYGWVRGAGSAAFILATSLVGWLVAGFGIGAAIFVGGGLFAVAGLAAWVLPNGTVPSAENPTQRRGVSVVLANRRFRRVVLAASLVMGAHALHDAFAVILWSRNGISAGIAGLLWSEAVAAEILVFLVAGPWILARLEPGRAIALAAGAGALRWGIAAESVTLPALVAIQCLHGLTFALLHLACLKEIARCVPPDLTATALTLYGPLGLGLSSAVFTLASGPLFASFGASGFWVMSAASLAAVPLAMGLARNDPSHSDAGVHR